A stretch of the Marmota flaviventris isolate mMarFla1 chromosome 12, mMarFla1.hap1, whole genome shotgun sequence genome encodes the following:
- the Il24 gene encoding interleukin-24 — translation MSSWLQMVTLPCLSLILFVWSQVPGLQSQEFQFGPCRAEGVNLHQLREAFWTIQETVVTQDNNTSVRLLCQEVLQNVSDAESCYLIHALLKFYLNTVFKNYHKRAEFKTLKSFSTLANNFIVIMSKLQPSQENEMFSVSESAHKRFLLFHRAFKRLDIEAALTKAFGEVDILLTWMEKFYKI, via the exons ATGAGCTCTTGGTTGCAGATGGTCACCCTTCCTTGCCTGAGTCTGATCCTGTTTGTCTGGAGCCAGGTACCAGGGCTCCAGAGCCAAGAATTCCAATTTGGGCCCTGCCGAGCAGAAGGGGTCAATCTCCACCAACTGAGGGAGGCCTTCTGGACCATCCAGGAAACTGTGGTGA CTCAGGATAACAACACCAGCGTCCGGCTGCTGTGCCAGGAGGTTCTGCAGAATGTCTCG GATGCTGAGAGCTGTTACCTTATCCACGCCCTGCTCAAGTTCTATCTGAACACCGTTTTCAAAAACTACCACAAAAGAGCTGAATTCAAGACCCTGAAATCATTCTCTACTCTGGCCAACAACTTTATTGTCATCATGTCAAAACTTCAACCCTCT CAGGAAAATGAGATGTTTTCTGTCAGTGAGAGTGCACACAAGCGGTTTCTGCTATTCCACAGAGCGTTCAAACGG TTGGACATAGAAGCAGCTCTGACGAAAGCTTTTGGGGAAGTGGACATTCTCCTGACCTGGATGGAGAAATTCTACAAGATCTGA